In a genomic window of Meleagris gallopavo isolate NT-WF06-2002-E0010 breed Aviagen turkey brand Nicholas breeding stock chromosome 1, Turkey_5.1, whole genome shotgun sequence:
- the HAL gene encoding histidine ammonia-lyase produces MLRYTVHVRGEWLAVPCPHGTNTVGWLGKEAVRRYMKNKPDNGGFTSVEEVKFFVRRCKGLGLLDLDDTVEDALEDNEFVEVVIEGDIMSPDFIPSQPEGVHLYSKYREPEQYISLDGNSLTTQDLVNLGKGLYKIKLTPEAEVKVKQSREVIERIVKEQTVVYGITTGFGKFARTIIPNSKLMELQMNLVRSHSAGVGKPLTPERSRMLLALRINVLAKGYSGISLETLQQVIEAFNASCLPYIPEKGTVGASGDLAPLSHLALGLTGEGKMWSPKSGWADAKYVLEAHGLKPIILKPKEGLALINGTQMITSLGCEAVERASAIARQADIVAALTLEVLKGTTKAFDTDIHAVRPHRGQAEVAFRFRSLLDSDHHPSEIAESHRFCDRVQDAYTMRCCPQVHGVVNDTIAFVKDIMTTEINSATDNPMVFAERAETISGGNFHGEYPAKALDYLAIGVHELAAISERRIERLCNPSLSKLPAFLVTEGGLNSGFMIAHCTAAALVSENKALCHPSSVDSLSTSAATEDHVSMGGWSARKALRVIEHVEQVLAIELLAACQGIEFLRPLRTTTPLEKVYDLVRSVVRPWMKDRFMAPDIEAAQRLLVEQKVWEVVEPYIEKYRRENIPESRPGSPTAFSLGLLERKTHDGHNHTHHNEL; encoded by the exons ATGCTAAGATACACAGTGCATGTCCGAGGAGAATGGCTGGCAGTGCCATGCCCACACGGCACGAACACAGTTGGGTGGCTGGGAAAGGAGGCTGTGAGGCGGTACATGAAGAACAAACCTGATAACGGTGGATTTACCTCAGTGGAAGAAGTGAAGTTTTTTGTTCGGAGGTGCAAGGGTCTCGGCTTGCTGGATCTTGATGATACAGTGGAGGATGCCCTGGAGGACAATGAGTTTGTTGAAGTTG TTATAGAAGGAGATATAATGTCTCCAGACTTCATACCATCTCAGCCAGAAGGAGTTCATTT ATATAGCAAATATCGAGAACCAGAACAG TATATCTCTTTAGATGGCAACAGCTTAACAACGCAGGACTTGGTCAACTTAGGAAAAGGGCTCTACAAGATAAAG CTCACTCCTGAAGCTGAAGTTAAAGTCAAGCAATCGCGAGAAGTGATTGAAAGGATTGTAAAGGAACAGACAG TTGTTTATGGAATCACCACAGGGTTTGGGAAGTTTGCCAGAACCATCATTCCAAACAGCAAACTGAT ggAGCTTCAAATGAACTTGGTTCGTTCGCATTCTGCAG GTGTGGGGAAACCTTTAACCCCAGAGAGGTCCCGCATGCTGCTGGCACTGAGGATCAATGTCCTAGCAAAAGGCTACAGTGGAATATCCCTAGAAACCCTCCAGCAAGTTATTGAAGCATTTAATG CTTCCTGCCTGCCTTATATCCCTGAGAAGGGAACAGTTGGAGCCAGCGGAGACTTGGCCCCCCTCTCTCATCTTGCATTGGGATTAACAGGAGAGGGAAAGATGTGGTCCCCAAAGAGTGGCTGGGCTGATGCTAAATAT GTCCTCGAAGCCCATGGTCTGAAACCAATTATCTTGAAACCAAAAGAG GGCCTGGCTCTCATCAATGGGACACAAATGATCACCTCGCTGGGATGTGAGGCAGTTGAAAGAGCCAGCGCCATTGCTAGGCAAGCAGACATAGTGGCTGCCCTTACACTCGAAGTCCTGAAGGGTACAActaaggcctttgatactg ACATCCATGCTGTGCGTCCACACCGAGGGCAGGCTGAAGTGGCATTTCGGTTCAGGTCCCTTCTGGATTCTGACCATCATCCATCAGAAATAGCAG AGAGCCACCGATTTTGTGACCGAGTTCAGGACGCATACACAATGCGCTGCTGCCCTCAG GTCCACGGAGTAGTAAATGATACAATTGCTTTTGTGAAGGACATCATGACAACTGAAATCAATAGTGCCACGGACAACCCT ATGGTGTTTGCTGAAAGAGCAGAGACCATTTCTGGAGGAAATTTTCACGGTGAATACCCTGCAAAG GCTTTGGACTACTTGGCAATCGGTGTGCACGAACTCGCTGCAATTAGTGAAAGAAGAATTGAGAGGCTCTGCAACCCTTCGCTCAGCAAACTGCCAGCATTTTTAGTCACTGAAGGAGGTCTGAACTCTGGCTTCATGATTGctcactgcacagcagctgccctgG tttcagaaaacaaagccctGTGCCACCCTTCCTCTGTGGATTCTCTGTCCACCAGTGCTGCTACGGAGGACCACGTGTCCATGGGAGGATGGTCTGCGAGAAAAGCACTGAGAGTCATTGAGCATGTGGAACAAG TCCTGGCCATAGAGCTGCTCGCCGCCTGCCAGGGCATTGAATTCTTACGCCCCCTGAGAACGACCACCCCATTGGAGAAGGTCTACGACCTCGTGCGCTCGGTGGTGAG GCCTTGGATGAAGGACCGTTTCATGGCCCCGGATATTGAAGCTGCTCAGAGGCTGCTGGTGGAACAGAAG GTGTGGGAAGTAGTTGAACCTTACATTGAAAAATATAGGAGAGAAAACATCCCTGAATCCAGACCTGGTTCACCAACAGCTTTCTCCCTGGGattgctggaaagaaaaacacacgATGGCCACAACCACACGCATCACAACGAACTGTAA